Part of the Poecilia reticulata strain Guanapo linkage group LG2, Guppy_female_1.0+MT, whole genome shotgun sequence genome is shown below.
TGAAGAGCTAATCCGTCAAGCTTAATGACTATTTTGTAGCTTTTGAAACATTGTGGCGGCgaaggaaaaggaaacatttaacTCAATTAAATCATCTAAGTTTATTCAGTGCCATATACAAAAGCAAGTTGCCACTTGCTGTCTAATTACAGTATTAACTGCAGCTGAATGTCAAAGTCATTAAGGTGGACCCCAAAAGGCTAGGTGAAAACGAGGCAGATTTGTGGCAAATCTAAGCAAATCCTACACTGAAAAAGATGACATTCACAAAAGCTAAACGCTTCCCATTTGAACAGTGTGATGTTCCAGACAAAAGTAACTGCCATTACTAAATAGTCAAATCCATGTATTTTAATTGTGTAAGATCTTACATTTGTAcaatacatgttttgtttatttggacaGTGTCTGAAAGACttgaaaaatgtacatttccatGACACCAACACGGAACAATTTTGGTAGCcacaataaaatatgtagtCACATCTGTGGAAGGAAACTGTTGCAGGGGGATGATTTTACATAGCAAACAGGATAAGGAAAGCGACCATCAAACAGAAGAGTCCCATAGCTTCAGACAGAGCAAACCCCAGGATGGCATAGGagaacagctgctgcttcagagaTGGGTTCCTGTAGACAACAAGTCACCAGTAAatcaagacaataaaaacactagTGTGCAAACTgttgttacatatttttttgctaaaattaaaaacaaacctggcATAGCCAATAATGAGACTACCAAACACAGTCCCAATTCCAGCACCAGATCCAGCAACTCCAACTGTGGCAGCTCCTGCTCCAATAAACTTGGCAGCAGTGTCAATGTCCCGGCTGACGGCACTGGTCTGGAAGCCTCTCAGAGAGACCTGGGTGAGGGGATTCTGTGGCATCACAGCAACCGTGCTCTGCAGCAGGAAAGGACTAAATGTTAGTCTTCTTTAAGGTCTAAGTGCAATAAAAGATTAACAATTACAAAGTCGAATATGATAAACCACAAAAGAACCAGTTATGACCTAAAGTTAGGACACATGCATCATTTCAATCTGAAATTTtaccagagtaaaaaaaaaaaaaaaaatacagcatttttcCCCCATCAACTTCATTAGGTCGCACAGTTACTCAACTCATTTTCATTACAATGCAGAGAAAatattgtcaaacattaaaatcctatttaaaaatgtaaacagctaGTGAAAAGCTTAGAATCCTGACCTCTGTTTTGGCCTCAGGCCTGGACAGTACAGAGGCAGACAGGGGTCTGTAAAGAGCCCGGGAACCAGCACGCAcctgcaaaaacagaacatgcaaaaatgttttaataagttgcatttaattaattttaatggcAGAAAACCTGTCCTTGTTATCACATACAATTGCATATGAAAGGCACCTTGAATGTCAGTGTTTAAATGCCAAGTATGGCATTCAAACAGCCTCCCAATGTTGTTTACACTAAAgttcatttagttttgttaaatAATAGATCAGCAATTAAAATGTCCTCAGTTTCCATTACTGTAGAATTTGTTAGATATTATTGCAGAGTacatagattatttttattaaaagatctGTATCCGGCAACATGACCTTGGAGATAGGAAGGTGTCTGGGCTACAAACACCTGACAGTATGGTCAGATAAGCGATGAACATGTAAACCAATTACTTTGAATGTAAACGCTTTTAATTCTTGCAGCACGGTTAGCTACGTTGGGCTAACAATGAGTTTGAATGACCTTACccaaaaacattcattaaagaTGTCCGCTAAGAGTAAGAGCAATTGTAGTACAACATTTTAACCCAAGAGCCCTAAAACACAGCTCATGCAAACGTTAATGTAAGTGCTTTCTGTGAGAGAGCCTGGGCTaggtttagcattagctgctgGCTAACCCTGCAGGCCTAGTCGGCGGATACCCTTGGCATCAAGCTAGTCAAGTTCAATCGGAGGCCTACATGATAAACCGTAACTATAACTAAACAGTTCGGATAGGAGATTTTTAACTCACCACAGCCGGCGTGGACACAAACTTTGCACAGGCATACATCTTGTACTTTAGGTAGTTTTAACCGGTTCGGTCAAATCTGGTAGAAGCCCGGGTCTCTCTGAAGAAGGAAAAGCGGAGAGAAGTAAGGTCAAATGGCTGTAAAAATACACAACttacaaaataaagatatttgaaTGTCTATTCACATCCATCCTGCATGCTGTTCACACTTCTATAGAGCAAAGTAAAGCTAAGCGAGAGGATGAATATAGATTTACGAAGATTCGCTTCTCATTCAAACTGCCATTACAGACTTACCGACTGCAGAGGTCGAACCACAGTGGAGGAGAGAGAGCGCCTGCGCGTCGTGATGTACAAGAGACCCGGATGTAAGTGGAAGGTCACGTCATCAAAACTTTATTGAAAATTAACACAGGACAAAGCAGCATAGTCCTGCAAGTGAAAGAcgtttaaagaacaaaaatggcCAAAGATGAATGTTCATATCTTCATGAACATTCATGGCCATTTTTGTTCATATGAACGTTAATGTTCATTCATCTTTGgccctttttgttctttaaacatCTTTCACTTATGTTTGGAAGTGGGGTTGGAAGGTAGTTTGGATGGAGGGTTGGAAGATTGATTGAAAGAATGGTTGGAATTAAGCTGAGAGGTTTGGAAGGAGTTTTGGAAGATTTTTGAAACCTTAGAGCTAGTTGGCCATTGTATCTTAAAGCTAGTGACCAGAGCCACCCATGATTTGACTGAGCATaacgggaaaaaaaacctgaaaagggATTTTATGAAACCTGTAATaacagctgaaataaacagaattgaAGGATATgactacattttaaagtttcaatGGCGTTTCTAGCTGTAAGTATGTGGAAGTAGTTAGCTATGAAAGAACGCAAAGCTTTTAGCtgcatttttcagaaattatagGACGTTTGATTCATTTCGATGCTTAATATTTCCTAAGCCGTAGGAGATATCAATAACAATTTACATAGCCGTAATGTCCTGAAACAGCAAAATATGGTAAAAGTAGAATGGTTGAAATAGCACAAAGTATGCAGAAATAGTTAACTGGGGAAATGTGTACGGAAAAAAGAGGAGGAATGCCTACAGCATCCACAGTACAATCTAAGTGTTAGTGTTAGaacctaaaaatacattttgtttcaacATACATTTAGAACAAGATACATTTTGTCAGTTACATCTTTGGTCTTATTATTCCTATCAAGCTGCTTTTTTGTTAACAGTAAAACAGGAAACTGTCCCTTCAAAACATAAGCATCAAacatcaaacaggaagttaatcattagttaaaatttaaaaaaggcaaaatttaaaaaagcgatggaagcaaataaagaaattaactCAGTCTTATTTACAACTACGTTTCACCtttacttgattaaaaatagtttgacaGTAATTTATCTTAGTTTTTGTGTACTCTACCCACtggaaatgcttttctttatcAGGACCATGAATGCTACAGACCCTGAAAGACATATGACAGGgcaacactgaaaaaacactgTCAGACGCAGCaatacatttctaaagaaattaaatctcTCATTTTCAGTCTATTTCGCAACCGTAAACTTAATGCTGGTTTCTCATTATAGGCAAATCTGTGGCAACTCTCATCAACATCTGAAGAATCAGCTAGAGGCATCTTGCACTAATATGTTTGCATCTTTCAGTCATGTGTCAGGTAGTTGTTTCCCAAGACGAGACCTTTTTGACATTCATGTGCTTTAGATATATTTCTTTTATCGACCATGTCTTACACTGGtccaatttaattattttctaaagacaTTCTTCAAACCATGCAGGATTCTGTGAGTCtcagaatttagtttttttcctctaaaagaaaaaacaacaacaacatcaacaacaacctGTTTTTAACTATCACCTGTTTAATTTAGCGCTGTGTCCAGAGCGGCTGATGGCTCAGGGTGATATCTTTGTGACTTGCAGGCTGATGGTGGAGCTGTAGGCTACCAGCAGTAGGCAGATTTATAATCGTGATGAATGACTCCGCAGCAGCTGGTCTGTGATGGAAAGGTAATGAGCAAAGGGAGCCTGCCTCTGCTGCACACAAGGCTTAAAGGGAGGAGAGTCCCAGTGGCTCCTCAGGTATGATCTTTTCAGTTTCACAATGAACATAAAGCCACAGATTCCTAACCTCTTAGGCAGTGAGGGGAATCAGCTGGTGCATCACACACAGTATGAACCAAGCACTGAAGAAGACAGTGACAGATCTTACTCATTAAGATAGCAAACAACAGCTGAATActattctgctttatttttgtttttctctgttctggCTCTCACCATTTCATTCTACTTCATCTTTGGTCTAACATGATTCCAAGCCTGTTCATTGTGTAAAGTTTACACAATAGAATGAATCGTAATGATAATAAGCATGGCCTTCAGTGACATACCTGCATAGTCTGATGTGAGAAAGTAGTTTATTTTACAGGATATGCTGGTTTGCAACAGTAAACAAATCACCAGGTTGCTCCCAAAAGAACCTTTTGCACACAGGAGCATCTTAAAAAAGTTGGAATATCAGCAAAGAGGTCAAAAGTGTCGCTTCAAAAAGTGAAGCTATTAAATGTACTCATTAGCTTTATTGCTGTCATTTTAATATTCTGCACTTTCCACTCTTCCTTTGATCTCTACGGCCTTGACACAAGATGCAAAACTGGTTTTCATTTGAAGAGAgaactttggaccactgaggaACAGTCCTATTCCTTTTCTCTTTAGTCCTGGTGAAACACTTCTGCATCTCCCCACAAATATTGAAATGAGATTTGCTTTACAACCCACTCAATACTGCAGTTAACCCTGTTTCATATGCacttttttatgacatttttgttcCACTTAACTTCCCAGTGCATCTATTTATGACTAACTTTTTGAATCGGATTACTGAAACAAATTcactttttataacttttctaaATTATTGAGCTGTACCtgtaaaacttcaaaatttacattttcattgcaTCGTTCTTAAATTTGCTCCCAAAATTCCTGaagttcaaatgtaaaaaatatatcaattattttacatataaaattgAAATTTTGTACATAATTTAGAGCACTGAATTTTAtagtgttgttttaaatatgtaacttttaagtaagaggtgtaaaaaaacaaacaaaaaaaaacattgaaattaaatattgaaaagtttCATTATTCATCCATTGCATATACCTAAGTCACGCAGGTTGCCTACTTCTATGgagataaagaataaaaaataaaaaacaaacataaaagccCTGCATTATTATGACAAACTAAATAACAGTTGCAAGTCCTTGTAATTTACAATCTCGTCTAGTAAAggtttattttctcagtttttttttttatcaatacaaTCTCACATTTTTTCCGTATTTGTCAACGATTAATAAACTTTAGCAACAGTTTCAGGACTAAAAAGAGTATTGTTGTTCTACTAAAGATCCAGAAGAGGGCGCAATGGTGTCTGATGTGTTCGTTGCCTTTGTTACAGGGGTTATAGTAGCTGCACCTACAAGATGAAACATGATtttattcctttaaaatgtttctagcaggcaaaaaaatagaatatttgtATTACTTATCTCAGTATTAACATAAGGATGCAAAAAGTTTTATCCTCCCCTCTCAGAATTTGGTTTTATACTAAAATCTACAAtactgtttgatttatttttttctgtggtgcAAGaggatttttaaagcaaaattaccataaaatatattcttttttttttttcatttctagtAATGCAAGATGTAAAACCAAAGAGTGAACACTAGGCCAGAGTGTAATGCAGCATCTTATAGGTCACATCTAACCAAATGGTAAAACATGAACATCTACACTGCATTAATTGCAAGACAGCACATATCAAAGTGGCCATTAACTACCTGAGGTCAATGTCATACTATCTAATTAACCGGCCAGCGGCTGTGTGGTCCCTACATGGCTGTGGAAGGTGGAGAGTGCAGCCCATCCCACTACACCACGCCACCCTTTACCCGCCTTTTACTTCCCCCACTTTAGCCGGCATGCACGCACT
Proteins encoded:
- the atp5mc3a gene encoding ATP synthase membrane subunit c locus 3a, coding for MYACAKFVSTPAVVRAGSRALYRPLSASVLSRPEAKTESTVAVMPQNPLTQVSLRGFQTSAVSRDIDTAAKFIGAGAATVGVAGSGAGIGTVFGSLIIGYARNPSLKQQLFSYAILGFALSEAMGLFCLMVAFLILFAM